A genomic segment from Bufo bufo chromosome 8, aBufBuf1.1, whole genome shotgun sequence encodes:
- the MEIS3 gene encoding homeobox protein Meis3 isoform X2, with the protein MAQRYDEMVHYPGLDGIPLAGFGDAHTGRVMQHHSLSQSSPYGTAGAPHRIPMPPGMGSNDSLKREKDEIYGHPLFPLLALVFEKCELATCSPRDNSGSFPGGDVCSSDSFNEDISVFAKQVRTEKPLFSSNPELDNLMIQAIQVLRFHLLELEKVHDLCDNFCHRYITCLKGKMPIDLVIDDRDGSSKSDLEDFTGSCTSLSDQNNSWIRDHDETGSTHSGTPGPSSGGLASQSGDNSSEQGDCLDNSVASPSTGDDDELDRDKKRNKKRGIFPKVATNIMRAWLFQHLSHPYPSEEQKKQLAQDTGLTILQVNNWFINARRRIVQPMIDQSNRTGQGGAPYSPDGQNIGGYVMDGQQHMGIRPPGAMGGLGMAVGMEGQWHYM; encoded by the exons ATGGCACAAAGG TACGACGAAATGGTGCATTACCCCGGGTTAGATGGGATCCCCCTGGCAGGATTTGGGGATGCACACACGGGACGAGTCATGCAGCATCACTCCCTAAGCCAGAGCTCACCCTATGGAACTGCTGGGGCACCTCATCGCATCCCCATGCCCCCTGGGATGGGCAGCAACGACAGCCTGAAGAGGGAGAAGGATGAGATTTATGG ACACCCCCTGTTTCCCCTGCTGGCGCTGGTGTTTGAGAAGTGCGAGCTGGCTACTTGTTCGCCACGGGATAATTCCGGCTCCTTCCCAGGGGGGGACGTGTGCTCCTCGGATTCATTCAACGAAGACATTTCTGTATTTGCCAAACAG GTCAGAACAGAAAAACCTCTCTTCTCATCCAACCCGGAGCTGGACAACCTG atgatCCAAGCCATCCAGGTGTTAAGATTTCATCTCTTAGAGCTAGAAAAG GTTCACGACCTATGCGACAATTTCTGCCACCGATACATCACCTGCTTGAAAGGCAAGATGCCCATTGACCTGGTGATAGACGACCGCGACGGTTCCTCCAAGTCGGACTTGGAAGATTTCACGGGATCCTGCACGAGTTTATCAGATCAG AATAACTCATGGATCCGTGATCACGATGAAACGGGCTCCACCCACTCAGGAACGCCGGGTCCGTCCAGCGGGGGGTTGGCGTCGCAGAGCGGGGATAACTCCAGTGAACAGG GTGACTGTCTAGACAACAGTGTGGCCTCACCCAGCACGGGGGACGACGATGAATTAGACAGGGACAAAAAGAGGAACAAGAAAAGGGGCATTTTCCCTAAAGTTGCCACAAACATAATGAGGGCGTGGCTCTTCCAGCACCTTTCG CATCCCTATCCCTCAGAAGAACAAAAGAAACAGCTGGCGCAGGACACCGGCCTCACGATACTACAAGTCAATAATTG GTTTATTAATGCAAGAAGACGAATCGTCCAACCAATGATTGACCAATCAAATCGAACAG gTCAGGGTGGTGCCCCCTATAGTCCAGATGGTCAGAATATTGGGGGATACGTTATGGATGGCCAGCAACACATGGGAATCCGCCCACCAG GAGCGATGGGAGGATTAGGCATGGCCGTAGGTATGGAAGGGCAGTGGCACTACATGTAA
- the MEIS3 gene encoding homeobox protein Meis3 isoform X1 — protein sequence MAQRYDEMVHYPGLDGIPLAGFGDAHTGRVMQHHSLSQSSPYGTAGAPHRIPMPPGMGSNDSLKREKDEIYGHPLFPLLALVFEKCELATCSPRDNSGSFPGGDVCSSDSFNEDISVFAKQVRTEKPLFSSNPELDNLMIQAIQVLRFHLLELEKVHDLCDNFCHRYITCLKGKMPIDLVIDDRDGSSKSDLEDFTGSCTSLSDQNNSWIRDHDETGSTHSGTPGPSSGGLASQSGDNSSEQGDCLDNSVASPSTGDDDELDRDKKRNKKRGIFPKVATNIMRAWLFQHLSHPYPSEEQKKQLAQDTGLTILQVNNWFINARRRIVQPMIDQSNRTGQGGAPYSPDGQNIGGYVMDGQQHMGIRPPGFQGIPGDYSAAPSSMTMGFPPAGYTSTMPPHPAGLRHGPSLHSYLPGHPHHASMILPTGTSPHHLVSAQSPADALLNGQNIDIHAH from the exons ATGGCACAAAGG TACGACGAAATGGTGCATTACCCCGGGTTAGATGGGATCCCCCTGGCAGGATTTGGGGATGCACACACGGGACGAGTCATGCAGCATCACTCCCTAAGCCAGAGCTCACCCTATGGAACTGCTGGGGCACCTCATCGCATCCCCATGCCCCCTGGGATGGGCAGCAACGACAGCCTGAAGAGGGAGAAGGATGAGATTTATGG ACACCCCCTGTTTCCCCTGCTGGCGCTGGTGTTTGAGAAGTGCGAGCTGGCTACTTGTTCGCCACGGGATAATTCCGGCTCCTTCCCAGGGGGGGACGTGTGCTCCTCGGATTCATTCAACGAAGACATTTCTGTATTTGCCAAACAG GTCAGAACAGAAAAACCTCTCTTCTCATCCAACCCGGAGCTGGACAACCTG atgatCCAAGCCATCCAGGTGTTAAGATTTCATCTCTTAGAGCTAGAAAAG GTTCACGACCTATGCGACAATTTCTGCCACCGATACATCACCTGCTTGAAAGGCAAGATGCCCATTGACCTGGTGATAGACGACCGCGACGGTTCCTCCAAGTCGGACTTGGAAGATTTCACGGGATCCTGCACGAGTTTATCAGATCAG AATAACTCATGGATCCGTGATCACGATGAAACGGGCTCCACCCACTCAGGAACGCCGGGTCCGTCCAGCGGGGGGTTGGCGTCGCAGAGCGGGGATAACTCCAGTGAACAGG GTGACTGTCTAGACAACAGTGTGGCCTCACCCAGCACGGGGGACGACGATGAATTAGACAGGGACAAAAAGAGGAACAAGAAAAGGGGCATTTTCCCTAAAGTTGCCACAAACATAATGAGGGCGTGGCTCTTCCAGCACCTTTCG CATCCCTATCCCTCAGAAGAACAAAAGAAACAGCTGGCGCAGGACACCGGCCTCACGATACTACAAGTCAATAATTG GTTTATTAATGCAAGAAGACGAATCGTCCAACCAATGATTGACCAATCAAATCGAACAG gTCAGGGTGGTGCCCCCTATAGTCCAGATGGTCAGAATATTGGGGGATACGTTATGGATGGCCAGCAACACATGGGAATCCGCCCACCAG GCTTCCAAGGGATCCCAGGGGATTACAGTGCGGCCCCAAGCTCGATGACCATGGGATTCCCACCGGCCGGTTACACGTCCACAATGCCCCCGCACCCAGCCGGCCTCCGTCACGGACCGTCTTTACACTCCTACCTCCCCGGGCACCCCCACCATGCCTCCATGATCTTGCCCACCGGCACCTCCCCTCACCACTTGGTGTCAGCGCAGAGCCCGGCAGACGCACTTCTGAACGGTCAAAACATAGACATTCACGCTCACTAA